A genomic region of Leptolyngbya sp. FACHB-261 contains the following coding sequences:
- a CDS encoding acyltransferase: MKWKVLAGLRFFLAWIVVSDHTRFFIPGADGNPLFIFSKLNAMAAVLGFLLISGYSIAHSLIKQPKEFYQRRVLRIYPLYFFAVLVSLIPFWILGDTIQVPRQEFVQPTIWTAFGNFLLLQGFAVRTIQINPVLWTLSIEVLCYLLAPVFIKLSSKVLILLIGLSASFYLAFPFIYNALFPTTRLPFYTSLQYGIAFCLLLWAWLLGFLYARQNEATALKIALIGLGCLLLLLNQNHTGKAGIFTYGLSSGVLIFASQIKLPSFLLNSLNYLGNISYPLYLFHVPTLIFCYAGLGIKTPETLAFIAILVAMLFYHAVDIPLRSRRVVLPA; encoded by the coding sequence GTGAAATGGAAAGTTTTAGCAGGCCTGCGCTTCTTCTTGGCCTGGATTGTCGTTTCTGATCACACTAGATTCTTTATTCCTGGTGCTGATGGCAATCCTCTGTTTATATTTAGCAAACTGAATGCGATGGCCGCTGTTCTGGGTTTTCTGTTGATTTCTGGATATTCAATTGCTCATTCACTGATCAAGCAGCCGAAAGAGTTTTACCAGCGCCGAGTTTTAAGGATTTATCCTCTATATTTCTTCGCTGTTCTTGTTTCGCTCATCCCTTTTTGGATCTTGGGAGATACAATTCAGGTTCCTCGCCAGGAGTTTGTTCAACCTACGATTTGGACTGCTTTTGGAAATTTCTTGTTGTTGCAGGGTTTTGCGGTACGTACAATCCAAATCAATCCTGTCCTATGGACGTTGAGCATTGAGGTTTTATGTTACTTACTGGCACCAGTCTTTATTAAACTGAGCAGTAAGGTTCTCATTCTTTTGATTGGATTGTCGGCTTCGTTCTATCTTGCTTTTCCTTTTATCTATAATGCACTGTTTCCTACCACTCGCCTCCCCTTCTACACTAGTTTGCAATACGGCATAGCCTTTTGCTTGCTGCTTTGGGCTTGGCTTTTGGGCTTTTTGTATGCTCGTCAAAACGAAGCCACAGCTTTAAAAATCGCACTGATTGGCCTGGGCTGCCTGTTATTATTACTGAATCAGAATCATACTGGTAAAGCGGGCATCTTTACCTATGGCTTGAGTAGTGGAGTTCTAATCTTTGCTTCCCAAATTAAGCTCCCTAGTTTTTTGCTGAACAGCTTGAACTATCTGGGAAATATTTCATATCCACTGTACCTATTTCACGTCCCAACTTTAATTTTTTGCTACGCAGGATTAGGTATCAAGACGCCAGAAACACTTGCATTCATCGCTATTTTGGTCGCGATGCTGTTCTACCATGCTGTTGATATCCCTTTGCGGTCAAGACGAGTTGTGCTGCCAGCCTAG
- a CDS encoding class I SAM-dependent methyltransferase, with protein MTALTEKLQEAQAVTTRGCCRFCETPLKHTMVDLGMSPPCNSILKFEQLNGMEPFYPLQVFVCDQCLLVQLLEYVSPGEIFSDYSYFSSYSDSWLRHAKNYTQAMTERFHLDAQSQVIELASNDGYLLQYFVEQGIPVLGVEPAANVAEVAIGKGIPTVIKFFGQETAQALVAEGKQADLLLGNNVLAHVPNLNDFVAGMKVILKAQGVITMEFPHLMRLMAENQFDTIYHEHFSYFSFTTVEKVFAHHGLTLFDVEELPTHGGSLRIYARHVENDTYPISPRVSELKAREAAANLTQLQHYFVFGEQVRATKRKLLDFLITAKQAGKSVVGYGAPGKGNTLLNYCGIWTDFVDYTVDRSPHKQGRFLPGTHIPICHPDEIQRTKPDYVLILPWNLKDEIMTQMSYIREWGGQFVVPIPEVQVYP; from the coding sequence ATGACCGCACTAACCGAAAAACTGCAAGAAGCGCAAGCTGTAACTACCCGGGGTTGCTGCCGCTTCTGTGAGACGCCGCTAAAGCACACGATGGTTGATCTGGGGATGTCGCCGCCCTGTAATAGCATTTTGAAGTTTGAGCAACTGAATGGGATGGAGCCGTTCTATCCCTTGCAGGTCTTTGTGTGCGATCAATGCTTGCTAGTTCAACTGTTGGAGTATGTGAGCCCTGGAGAGATTTTTAGCGACTACTCCTACTTCTCTTCCTACTCTGATTCCTGGCTACGCCACGCCAAAAATTACACTCAAGCCATGACTGAGCGCTTCCATTTAGATGCGCAGAGTCAGGTCATTGAACTTGCAAGTAACGATGGTTACCTGCTTCAATATTTTGTCGAGCAAGGAATCCCAGTTCTTGGAGTTGAGCCAGCCGCCAATGTGGCTGAGGTTGCGATTGGTAAGGGCATTCCAACTGTTATCAAGTTCTTTGGTCAAGAAACTGCGCAGGCCTTAGTTGCTGAAGGCAAACAAGCCGATCTATTGCTAGGCAATAATGTGCTGGCTCATGTGCCAAACTTAAATGACTTTGTGGCGGGGATGAAGGTTATCCTCAAGGCCCAAGGGGTCATTACCATGGAGTTTCCCCATCTGATGCGCTTGATGGCGGAGAACCAATTTGACACTATTTACCACGAGCATTTCTCCTATTTCTCGTTCACGACGGTCGAAAAAGTTTTCGCGCATCATGGCCTGACTCTTTTTGATGTAGAGGAATTGCCAACTCACGGTGGCTCTTTACGGATTTACGCTCGTCATGTGGAGAATGACACTTATCCCATTAGCCCACGAGTGAGCGAGTTGAAAGCCAGAGAAGCAGCCGCCAATCTGACCCAACTTCAGCACTATTTCGTCTTTGGTGAACAAGTTAGAGCAACCAAACGCAAATTACTCGATTTCCTGATCACAGCTAAACAGGCTGGAAAATCAGTGGTAGGCTATGGAGCCCCTGGCAAAGGCAACACGTTACTGAATTACTGTGGCATTTGGACTGATTTCGTAGACTACACCGTAGATCGCAGTCCTCATAAACAGGGACGATTCTTGCCAGGAACCCACATTCCCATTTGCCATCCTGACGAGATCCAACGAACTAAGCCGGACTATGTCCTGATTCTGCCCTGGAATTTAAAGGACGAGATTATGACGCAGATGTCTTACATCCGAGAATGGGGTGGGCAGTTTGTCGTTCCAATTCCTGAAGTACAAGTTTATCCGTGA
- the rfbC gene encoding dTDP-4-dehydrorhamnose 3,5-epimerase, with the protein MIFTETSLKRAFLIELEKLQDQRGFFARTWCQREFAVHGLNIQLAQCSISHNQRQATLRGMHYQISPYEETKLVRCLKGAICDVIIDLRPGSPTFKQHYSVVLSAENYKMLYIPEGFAHGFQTLEDDTEVFYQISEFYHAESARGIRWNDPAFNINWPLEVQVISERDQQYPDFDKNIDSFIGNTRTDVLEPLQGT; encoded by the coding sequence GTGATCTTTACTGAAACTTCCCTCAAGCGGGCCTTCCTGATTGAGTTGGAGAAATTGCAGGATCAACGAGGTTTCTTTGCCCGTACCTGGTGTCAACGTGAATTTGCAGTGCATGGTCTCAACATCCAGCTAGCCCAATGCAGCATCTCTCACAACCAAAGACAGGCTACTTTGCGAGGAATGCACTATCAGATTTCTCCCTATGAGGAGACTAAATTAGTGCGTTGTCTCAAGGGCGCTATCTGTGATGTCATCATCGATTTGCGCCCAGGTTCCCCCACGTTTAAGCAGCACTACAGTGTGGTTCTTTCTGCTGAGAACTACAAAATGCTCTACATTCCAGAAGGCTTCGCCCACGGGTTTCAAACTCTAGAAGATGACACAGAAGTTTTCTACCAAATCTCGGAGTTCTATCATGCTGAGTCTGCTAGAGGCATCCGCTGGAATGATCCGGCCTTCAACATTAATTGGCCTTTAGAGGTCCAGGTCATCTCTGAGCGCGACCAGCAGTACCCAGACTTTGACAAGAACATAGACAGCTTCATTGGAAATACTAGGACTGACGTATTAGAGCCCCTTCAAGGAACATGA
- a CDS encoding ATP-binding protein: MAFREELYAQLIQLPPGQFEEILFRLNIEVWYRRRQAVSQEQRAIDIISYLEHEEQGFGHLREILDGLLFFREFLPEGAYPVGQSLWQREEAYQRQALEAATKRGEDPEAQRITPEKFYAAQHQAGWLGCFRGWDIRRSFSSELLHQVLNAGHHNCPAAAILGPTGSGKTVALRRLALDLYEQGYKVWWVQDPERLLRFGLAELTKGEAPQFLLVDNIQKLENEDVRRLQQGLRRRTDLGLVVAGRQLPPALQAKVSASSGLFTAESSADWVAIVQKAAELVPTWARAARTLTTAPLVAPNLVHLLWVLAAGRPVANAAQDPAAQDFTAQDLERAFLEILADRVRRIRTILPDLAEAISDAAAIREVGRHISYHSFRLLADYHAALSGPSRSLQEPLSALAWSLLAPLLCFEPEYDAVRFQHQSLAEGLILAGQQGLLGPRPIGTDTWRRATLDLMIKRGSSFSSSHALSGFVRTHPDLISQSQAIAYIQQLLASSNGHGAYLRLIVNERLALTPAQRLELLRAAAPLAPVNAQLWSAVWSWVQHNYEELEQKVELLTQLYQAGCRDRNILLPLLQGLGNQQAQALAQTWLADTTIHPAVLCRCLDLLGEAAQDRARQLLADVTTHPTVLCRCLDLLGETAQDRARQLLADPAMRPDVLCRCLDLLGKTALLEAKQLLTDPATHPFVLCRCLDLLGETALDSARQLLADPATHPFVLCCCLDLLGDARDEARQLLRSSQDSVVLCRCLDLLGEAAQDEAKQLLSSRQDRAVLCRCLKLLGESAQEFALERIRDWTRTDPQVLVVCLEIAGTTAEAQELAIAMLSVWDKNLPLVLRAPALAIPTDTPLRRQRALRILNDWHRQYRPLVTAALNALWDEPALVFEYCQAIVSRWHREIMYRRKHRLPEYDGHLVLALSHPGLHREARKAAQAMLAAEQRSPGLLSLELQQSLVANL; encoded by the coding sequence ATGGCTTTTCGAGAAGAACTCTACGCTCAGCTGATCCAGCTCCCACCAGGGCAATTTGAAGAAATTCTATTTCGGCTGAACATTGAGGTCTGGTATCGCCGTAGGCAGGCGGTTAGTCAGGAACAAAGAGCCATTGACATCATTAGCTACCTTGAGCACGAAGAACAGGGTTTTGGGCATTTACGCGAGATCTTGGATGGGCTCTTGTTTTTTCGGGAGTTTTTGCCGGAAGGAGCCTATCCAGTTGGACAGAGCCTGTGGCAGCGTGAAGAAGCTTACCAACGCCAAGCCCTTGAAGCCGCCACCAAGCGGGGTGAAGATCCAGAAGCTCAACGCATCACGCCAGAAAAGTTTTATGCCGCCCAACATCAAGCTGGCTGGCTAGGGTGTTTTCGAGGCTGGGATATCCGTCGTAGTTTCAGTTCAGAGCTGTTACACCAAGTTCTCAACGCCGGTCATCACAACTGCCCAGCCGCAGCAATTCTCGGCCCAACGGGTAGCGGTAAAACTGTAGCTCTGCGCCGCTTAGCCCTAGACCTCTACGAGCAGGGGTACAAGGTGTGGTGGGTGCAAGATCCAGAGCGACTGCTACGGTTTGGGCTGGCTGAATTGACCAAAGGCGAAGCCCCCCAATTCTTGCTGGTGGATAACATCCAAAAACTTGAAAACGAGGACGTTCGTCGCTTGCAGCAAGGGTTGCGCCGACGAACAGACTTAGGCTTGGTTGTGGCTGGCCGTCAGTTACCGCCTGCTTTGCAAGCGAAGGTCAGCGCAAGTTCAGGCCTGTTTACTGCAGAATCCTCAGCAGACTGGGTTGCTATTGTGCAAAAAGCTGCTGAGCTGGTTCCCACTTGGGCAAGAGCGGCCCGAACCTTAACGACAGCTCCTCTAGTCGCCCCCAACTTGGTTCACCTCCTGTGGGTGCTGGCCGCAGGACGACCCGTAGCTAATGCAGCCCAAGACCCAGCAGCCCAAGACTTCACAGCCCAAGACCTAGAAAGAGCATTCTTAGAGATTTTGGCTGACCGAGTCAGGCGCATACGGACCATTCTGCCGGACTTGGCTGAGGCAATCAGCGATGCAGCAGCCATTCGAGAGGTGGGACGGCACATCTCCTACCACTCATTTCGGTTATTGGCGGACTACCACGCAGCCCTAAGCGGTCCCTCAAGATCCCTGCAGGAACCTCTGAGTGCTCTAGCCTGGTCACTTTTGGCACCACTTCTTTGCTTTGAGCCGGAATACGATGCCGTCCGATTTCAGCATCAGTCTCTAGCAGAAGGGTTGATCTTAGCCGGGCAGCAAGGTCTTTTAGGGCCACGCCCGATTGGCACCGATACCTGGAGGAGAGCCACGCTTGACTTGATGATCAAGCGTGGCAGCAGTTTTTCGAGTTCTCACGCCCTGAGCGGCTTTGTGCGCACTCATCCCGATTTAATTAGCCAATCGCAAGCCATTGCTTACATTCAGCAGCTTTTGGCCTCAAGCAATGGTCATGGCGCTTATCTGAGGCTGATTGTGAATGAAAGACTGGCTCTGACACCAGCCCAGAGACTAGAGCTGTTACGGGCAGCAGCACCGCTTGCGCCTGTCAATGCACAGCTTTGGAGCGCAGTCTGGAGCTGGGTCCAACACAACTACGAAGAGCTTGAACAGAAAGTCGAGCTGCTAACACAGCTTTATCAAGCCGGTTGCCGCGATCGCAATATTCTGCTGCCCTTACTGCAAGGGTTAGGCAACCAGCAAGCTCAAGCCTTGGCCCAAACTTGGTTGGCAGACACAACAATTCACCCTGCCGTGCTCTGCCGTTGCCTAGATTTGCTGGGAGAAGCAGCCCAAGACCGAGCCAGACAATTGCTAGCAGATGTGACGACCCATCCAACTGTCCTGTGTCGTTGCCTAGATTTACTGGGTGAAACTGCCCAAGACCGAGCCAGACAATTACTAGCAGACCCAGCAATGCGACCCGATGTCCTTTGCCGCTGTCTAGATCTGTTAGGGAAAACAGCTTTACTGGAGGCCAAGCAACTATTAACAGATCCTGCCACCCATCCCTTTGTCCTGTGTCGTTGCCTGGATTTACTGGGTGAAACCGCCCTGGATAGTGCCAGACAGTTATTGGCAGATCCTGCCACCCATCCCTTTGTCCTCTGCTGCTGCCTGGATTTGTTAGGCGACGCCCGAGATGAAGCTAGACAATTACTGCGCTCCAGCCAGGACAGTGTCGTCCTCTGCCGTTGTTTAGATCTCCTGGGGGAAGCTGCTCAGGATGAGGCTAAACAGTTACTTAGCAGTCGGCAAGATCGAGCTGTGCTCTGTCGTTGTCTGAAGTTATTGGGTGAGTCGGCACAAGAGTTTGCCCTAGAGCGAATCCGCGATTGGACTCGAACTGACCCTCAAGTGCTGGTAGTTTGTCTAGAAATCGCTGGAACAACTGCGGAGGCGCAAGAGTTAGCCATAGCAATGCTGAGTGTTTGGGACAAGAATTTACCGCTTGTGCTCAGGGCTCCAGCTTTAGCGATTCCGACTGATACACCCCTCCGGCGTCAGCGTGCGCTTCGGATCCTTAACGACTGGCACCGGCAGTATCGACCTCTGGTCACTGCTGCCCTGAACGCTCTCTGGGATGAACCTGCGCTTGTGTTTGAGTATTGCCAAGCCATTGTGAGCCGCTGGCATCGAGAGATTATGTACCGACGCAAGCATCGGTTGCCGGAGTACGACGGTCACCTGGTGCTTGCACTGTCTCACCCTGGCCTACACCGAGAGGCTCGTAAGGCAGCTCAAGCCATGCTGGCCGCGGAACAGCGCTCGCCTGGTTTGCTCAGTTTAGAGTTGCAGCAATCCCTGGTAGCCAACCTCTGA
- a CDS encoding NAD(P)-dependent oxidoreductase codes for MRLLVTGHQGYIGTAMVPMLLAAGYEVVGLDSNLFELCTFGNSAPEIPQITKDLRDVEVEDLEGFDAVLHLAGLSNDPLGNLDAKLTYEINHLASVRLAELAKAAGVPRFLFSSSCSTYGAAGEDKVTEEAEFNPVTPYGYSKVLVEQDVAKLADDSFSPTFLRNATAYGVSPRLRFDLVLNNLVAWAATTGRVYIKSDGSPWRPIVHIEDITRAFVAVLQASQELVHNQAFNVGSSEENYQIRDLAEIARETVPGCQIEYAEDGGPDKRCYRVDFSKISRVLPSFQPQWNARLGAKQLYEAYQQVSLRVEDFEGPYYKRIDHIKQLISTNRIDNTLRWRSYVSYDRTNRKTARSASCNYPGLLPLL; via the coding sequence ATGCGACTATTGGTAACAGGACACCAGGGCTACATCGGCACAGCAATGGTACCTATGCTGTTGGCAGCAGGATATGAGGTTGTTGGGCTAGATAGTAACCTGTTTGAACTTTGCACCTTTGGTAACTCCGCTCCTGAGATCCCTCAAATCACTAAAGATCTTCGAGATGTTGAAGTTGAAGATCTAGAAGGTTTTGATGCAGTTCTGCACCTGGCCGGTTTATCTAATGATCCTCTGGGTAATTTGGATGCAAAACTCACTTACGAGATTAACCATCTAGCCTCAGTTCGTCTTGCTGAACTGGCAAAAGCAGCGGGGGTTCCACGCTTTCTGTTCTCGTCTTCCTGTAGCACCTATGGAGCAGCAGGCGAAGATAAAGTAACAGAGGAGGCTGAGTTCAATCCAGTCACTCCCTACGGTTATTCCAAAGTGCTGGTGGAGCAGGATGTCGCGAAGCTGGCTGACGATAGCTTCAGCCCCACCTTCCTACGCAATGCAACTGCCTATGGAGTATCGCCACGCCTGCGCTTTGATCTGGTACTCAACAATCTAGTAGCTTGGGCTGCGACTACAGGACGTGTCTATATCAAGAGTGATGGCTCTCCCTGGCGACCCATTGTTCATATTGAGGACATCACCAGAGCCTTTGTTGCAGTGCTGCAGGCCTCGCAGGAACTGGTACACAATCAGGCTTTTAACGTCGGCAGCAGTGAGGAAAACTACCAAATTCGAGATCTAGCTGAAATTGCGCGTGAAACAGTGCCAGGTTGCCAAATCGAATATGCCGAAGATGGTGGACCTGACAAGCGCTGCTATCGAGTAGATTTCAGCAAAATCTCACGGGTTTTGCCCAGCTTTCAACCGCAATGGAATGCGCGTTTGGGAGCAAAACAGTTATACGAGGCCTACCAGCAGGTTAGCCTCCGGGTTGAGGACTTCGAGGGACCGTACTACAAGCGCATTGATCACATCAAACAGCTGATCAGCACGAACCGGATTGATAATACCCTGCGTTGGAGGAGCTACGTCAGCTATGACCGCACTAACCGAAAAACTGCAAGAAGCGCAAGCTGTAACTACCCGGGGTTGCTGCCGCTTCTGTGA
- a CDS encoding glycosyltransferase, with product MPVYNGERYLREALDAILAQTFQDFELVISDNASTDSTEAICREYTEKDQRIKYYRSEQNLGAAWNFNRSFELSSGEYFKWVAYDDICAPEYLDLCVEVLRREPSVVLCYPRAHTIDENGKYQGVYTENLNIRSDKPHERFYQLLETYGWYHATQAFGLIRTSALKETLLLGNYPHADRVLLAELALRGEFFEVPEYLFLRRVHKQNSQRANVTDTALANWFDPKNKGKIVLPRWRRYFEYCRAIQRTELNFLEQMRCYKQVLQRLLISPGVLTRLGGMVGDLSRAISLLPRLSFGRQ from the coding sequence ATGCCTGTGTACAATGGTGAGCGCTATCTCAGGGAAGCTTTAGACGCGATCTTGGCTCAAACATTTCAGGATTTTGAGCTAGTTATTTCAGACAATGCATCAACGGATTCAACTGAGGCGATCTGTCGGGAATATACCGAAAAAGATCAACGAATTAAGTATTATCGTAGTGAACAAAATTTAGGCGCAGCCTGGAATTTTAACCGCTCATTCGAGTTGTCAAGCGGTGAATATTTCAAGTGGGTTGCTTACGATGACATTTGTGCGCCAGAGTATCTTGATCTCTGCGTTGAGGTTTTGAGGCGCGAGCCATCAGTCGTTCTTTGTTATCCCAGAGCGCATACGATTGACGAGAACGGCAAGTATCAAGGGGTTTACACCGAGAACCTAAATATTCGCTCTGACAAACCCCATGAGCGGTTCTATCAACTCCTAGAAACCTACGGTTGGTATCATGCAACTCAAGCCTTCGGTTTAATTCGTACCAGCGCTCTCAAGGAAACCCTGCTGCTGGGCAATTATCCTCACGCAGATCGAGTTCTACTGGCGGAACTAGCACTACGGGGCGAGTTTTTTGAAGTTCCTGAATATCTATTTTTGCGCCGAGTTCACAAGCAAAACTCTCAGAGGGCAAATGTGACTGATACAGCGCTAGCCAATTGGTTTGACCCTAAAAACAAAGGCAAAATTGTACTGCCGAGATGGCGACGTTATTTCGAATATTGCCGAGCTATTCAGCGCACTGAGCTTAACTTTCTGGAGCAAATGCGTTGCTACAAGCAGGTTTTGCAGCGCCTATTGATTTCGCCAGGAGTTCTCACCCGTTTAGGCGGTATGGTTGGGGATTTATCCCGTGCGATTAGTCTGCTGCCAAGGCTTTCATTCGGGCGGCAGTAG
- a CDS encoding glycosyltransferase family 4 protein, with translation MKIAFVHQPIFYVPITRSISVPMLTHEIARRLAKSHEVLVYAAGRDFEKRVVNEEGVHYQGMPVGIDKWLLKALKGWRKLSGFNDPTKPPFGSDFYYPNYIWQVAKDLKAQQCDVVHILNLSQAIPVIRALNPNIKIVLRMGMDWLTLLDRAMVERRLQQVDLIIGCSEYLTEGIRNRFPQLADRCQTVHNGIAAEDYLGINHGQRSAPGNVKRLLFTGRVSPEKGVHVLLDAFEKVVEQYPEVQLEIVGKEAILPLSELIHLSDNPQVKELADFYPGSYLANLKGRISLEVANKITFTGGVPHSKLNHYLQNADIFIHPSIFDDPFPNAVLEAMAAGLPVIATRTGGIVESVEDGKTGLLVERSNAEMLAVAILRLLSDEPLRASMAQASQQRALREFSWEKVVETLLCEYQNLLQLPKNRLVLCEEAKL, from the coding sequence ATGAAAATAGCCTTCGTCCATCAACCGATCTTTTATGTTCCCATCACTCGGTCAATCTCAGTGCCTATGCTCACCCATGAGATTGCGCGACGGTTGGCCAAATCCCATGAGGTTCTGGTTTACGCAGCTGGTCGCGATTTTGAAAAGCGAGTTGTAAACGAAGAGGGTGTGCATTATCAGGGAATGCCCGTTGGCATTGATAAGTGGCTACTTAAAGCGCTCAAAGGCTGGCGAAAGCTCTCTGGTTTCAATGACCCAACCAAGCCTCCCTTTGGCTCTGACTTTTACTATCCCAACTACATTTGGCAGGTTGCCAAGGATCTTAAGGCGCAACAATGTGATGTTGTTCATATTCTCAATCTCTCTCAGGCTATTCCTGTCATTCGAGCCCTCAATCCTAATATCAAAATTGTTTTGCGCATGGGCATGGATTGGTTAACCTTGCTAGACCGAGCCATGGTCGAACGCCGCCTTCAACAGGTGGACTTAATTATTGGCTGCAGTGAATACCTAACTGAAGGTATCCGCAACCGTTTTCCTCAACTTGCTGATCGTTGCCAAACGGTACACAACGGTATTGCAGCTGAGGATTATCTGGGTATTAATCATGGACAGCGTTCTGCCCCAGGCAATGTCAAACGGCTTCTATTTACTGGTCGAGTTTCGCCAGAGAAGGGGGTCCATGTTCTACTCGACGCCTTTGAAAAGGTTGTCGAGCAATACCCTGAAGTCCAACTTGAAATTGTGGGCAAAGAGGCCATCTTACCTCTCAGCGAATTAATTCATTTGAGTGATAATCCTCAAGTCAAAGAGTTAGCAGACTTCTACCCTGGCAGCTATCTCGCCAATCTGAAAGGCCGGATCTCTCTCGAGGTAGCTAACAAGATTACCTTCACTGGTGGTGTACCTCACTCGAAACTAAATCATTATTTGCAAAATGCAGACATTTTTATCCATCCTTCGATTTTTGACGACCCTTTTCCCAATGCTGTGCTTGAGGCTATGGCCGCGGGATTACCAGTGATTGCCACCCGGACTGGCGGTATTGTCGAAAGCGTTGAGGATGGGAAAACAGGCCTTCTCGTAGAGCGCAGCAATGCTGAAATGTTGGCAGTGGCAATTTTGCGCCTGCTCTCAGATGAGCCTTTAAGGGCCAGTATGGCGCAAGCAAGCCAACAACGGGCACTCAGAGAATTTTCCTGGGAAAAAGTTGTTGAGACGCTGCTGTGTGAATATCAAAACCTATTACAACTGCCGAAGAACAGGCTAGTGCTTTGCGAGGAGGCCAAACTGTGA
- the rfbF gene encoding glucose-1-phosphate cytidylyltransferase, which produces MKVAILAGGLGTRLSEETEVKPKPMVEVGGQPILWHIMRHYAHYGLKDFAVALGYKGEVIKKYMADYCSLNSNLTIKLQTGEIKTHGGYRPDWQIELVDTGIQSMTGGRIRRLAPHLGNETFMLTYGDGVSDVNLQELLAFHRSHGKLATLTVVHPPTRFGYLEVRGSGQVMEFSEKPQTREGWINGGFFVLEPEVFNYIDGDETTWEKEPLERLAEDGQLMAYQHTSFWQCMDTLRDKRALEALWQSNKAPWKIWEDEQNATIGNRTPGLHRHSNGTYAVGSRI; this is translated from the coding sequence ATGAAAGTAGCCATACTTGCCGGAGGGCTAGGCACTCGCCTGTCTGAGGAAACTGAAGTCAAGCCCAAGCCAATGGTGGAAGTCGGGGGCCAGCCAATTCTCTGGCATATCATGAGGCACTACGCCCACTATGGTCTCAAAGACTTTGCTGTGGCTTTGGGCTACAAAGGCGAAGTCATCAAGAAATACATGGCCGATTATTGTTCGCTGAATAGTAATCTCACCATTAAGTTGCAAACAGGGGAAATTAAAACCCACGGTGGCTATCGCCCTGATTGGCAAATTGAGCTGGTGGACACCGGCATTCAAAGTATGACTGGGGGACGCATTAGACGGCTCGCCCCTCACCTAGGCAACGAAACCTTTATGCTGACCTACGGCGATGGGGTTTCAGATGTTAATTTGCAGGAGTTATTAGCTTTCCATCGCTCCCATGGCAAATTAGCGACTCTCACCGTCGTTCATCCTCCCACTCGTTTTGGCTATTTAGAAGTGCGGGGCAGTGGTCAGGTGATGGAGTTCTCTGAGAAACCCCAAACCCGTGAGGGTTGGATCAATGGCGGCTTCTTTGTACTAGAGCCAGAAGTATTCAACTACATCGATGGCGATGAAACAACCTGGGAGAAAGAGCCCCTAGAGCGACTTGCAGAAGATGGTCAACTAATGGCCTATCAACACACTTCTTTCTGGCAGTGCATGGATACTCTACGGGACAAGCGTGCCCTAGAAGCACTGTGGCAAAGCAACAAAGCACCATGGAAAATTTGGGAGGATGAACAGAATGCGACTATTGGTAACAGGACACCAGGGCTACATCGGCACAGCAATGGTACCTATGCTGTTGGCAGCAGGATATGA